A window of the Chloroflexota bacterium genome harbors these coding sequences:
- the greA gene encoding transcription elongation factor GreA encodes MPQKQYFLTPEELARREKELEHLHTVRRPEVAEKIRRSKEMGGTDHNAEYEDAKNEQAFVEGHILELENVLKNAVIIQPGKADVVKLGSRVTVVSQDGKPESYTIVGSTETSPGEGKISHLSPVGRALLGKKKGAKVEVPAPAGTIRLRITAIG; translated from the coding sequence ATGCCGCAGAAACAATACTTCCTCACCCCTGAAGAGCTTGCTCGGAGAGAGAAAGAGCTGGAGCACCTCCACACGGTGCGCCGCCCCGAGGTGGCCGAGAAGATACGGCGGTCCAAGGAAATGGGCGGCACCGACCACAATGCGGAGTATGAGGATGCCAAGAATGAGCAGGCCTTCGTTGAGGGGCACATCCTGGAGCTGGAGAATGTCCTGAAGAACGCTGTTATTATCCAGCCGGGGAAGGCCGATGTGGTGAAGCTGGGCTCCCGGGTCACCGTGGTCAGCCAGGATGGCAAGCCCGAGTCCTATACCATCGTGGGCAGCACCGAGACCAGCCCCGGCGAAGGAAAGATCTCCCACCTCTCCCCTGTGGGGCGGGCCCTTCTGGGGAAGAAGAAGGGGGCGAAGGTGGAGGTCCCCGCCCCTGCTGGCACCATCCGCCTCCGCATCACCGCCATAGGGTAG
- the lysS gene encoding lysine--tRNA ligase, with the protein MRQARLEKLERLRSQGVDPYPPRFHRTHTIQEALPLEGKETPCRLAGRITAQREMGRAAFLDIRDGTGKVQVLLRQNLLGPEKYGQLNELDLGDFVGVEGKVIRTRTGEPTIEARELVLLAKALQPLPEKWHGLVDTEKRYRQRYLDLITNPKTRQTFLVRSQLISALRRFMDSRGFLEVETPIFQAIAGGAAACPFVTHHHALDQDLYLRIATELHLKRLLIGGMDKVYEIGRLFRNEGISTKHNPEFTTMESYEAYTDYHGVMAMVEEMIPFLAREVLGTTTITYQGLEVRLDPPWPRPTLRELLKEKTGLDSMDYPDYPSLKRAVEERGLLPIEPGQPPNRGKLIDRLLSRYGEPGLIQPTFVLDYPREISPLAKGKPGEPGLVERFEAFCGGMEIANAFTELNDPLEQRERFREQQQFRAGGDDEAELPDEDFLQALEYGMPPAGGLGVGIDRLAMLFTDQPSIREVILFPQLKTKET; encoded by the coding sequence CTGCGGCAGGCCCGCCTGGAAAAGCTGGAAAGGCTGCGCTCCCAGGGCGTTGACCCCTACCCCCCCCGATTCCACCGCACCCACACTATCCAGGAGGCCCTCCCCCTGGAAGGCAAAGAGACCCCGTGCCGCCTGGCGGGACGGATAACGGCCCAGAGGGAAATGGGCCGGGCCGCCTTCCTGGACATCCGGGACGGCACAGGCAAGGTGCAGGTCCTCCTCCGTCAGAACCTCTTGGGCCCGGAGAAATACGGCCAGCTCAATGAACTGGACCTGGGAGACTTTGTGGGGGTGGAGGGGAAGGTCATCCGCACCCGCACCGGGGAGCCGACCATAGAAGCCCGGGAGTTGGTGCTCCTGGCCAAGGCCCTTCAGCCCCTCCCTGAAAAATGGCACGGCCTGGTGGACACGGAAAAGCGCTACCGCCAGCGCTACCTGGACCTCATCACCAACCCCAAGACCCGCCAGACATTCCTGGTAAGGAGCCAGCTTATCTCCGCCCTGCGCCGCTTCATGGACAGCCGTGGCTTCCTGGAGGTGGAGACACCTATTTTCCAGGCCATCGCCGGTGGAGCCGCCGCCTGCCCCTTCGTCACCCACCACCACGCCCTGGACCAGGACCTCTACCTGAGAATAGCTACCGAGCTCCACCTCAAGCGCCTCCTCATCGGCGGCATGGACAAGGTCTATGAAATAGGCCGACTCTTCCGCAACGAGGGCATCTCCACCAAACACAACCCGGAGTTCACCACCATGGAGAGCTACGAAGCCTATACCGATTACCACGGTGTGATGGCCATGGTGGAGGAGATGATACCCTTCCTGGCCCGGGAGGTCCTGGGGACCACCACTATAACCTATCAGGGCCTAGAGGTCCGGCTTGACCCTCCCTGGCCCCGCCCCACCCTGCGGGAGCTCCTGAAGGAGAAGACGGGCCTGGACTCTATGGACTATCCCGATTACCCCTCCCTGAAAAGGGCCGTGGAGGAAAGGGGCCTTCTCCCGATAGAGCCGGGGCAACCCCCCAACCGGGGAAAGCTTATTGACAGGCTCCTCTCCCGCTACGGGGAGCCCGGCCTTATCCAGCCCACCTTCGTCCTGGACTACCCCCGGGAGATATCCCCACTGGCCAAGGGAAAACCTGGGGAGCCAGGGCTGGTGGAGCGCTTTGAGGCCTTCTGCGGAGGGATGGAAATAGCCAACGCCTTTACCGAGCTAAATGACCCCCTGGAGCAGCGAGAGCGCTTCCGGGAGCAGCAGCAGTTCCGGGCCGGGGGGGATGACGAAGCCGAGCTCCCCGACGAGGACTTCCTCCAGGCCCTGGAGTATGGCATGCCCCCCGCCGGGGGCCTGGGCGTGGGCATAGACCGGCTGGCCATGCTCTTCACCGACCAGCCCTCCATCCGGGAGGTCATCCTCTTCCCCCAGCTCAAGACCAAAGAAACCTAG
- a CDS encoding YbaB/EbfC family nucleoid-associated protein codes for MNPNLMRQARELEAKLAKAQQELEKATVEASTGGGAVKIVITGQQKVLKVSISTEAVDPSAVDLLEDLVLTAVNDAIARSQELAKQKLGSVAGFKLPF; via the coding sequence ATGAACCCCAACTTGATGCGCCAGGCCCGGGAACTGGAGGCCAAACTGGCAAAGGCCCAGCAGGAACTGGAAAAGGCCACCGTGGAGGCCAGCACCGGGGGCGGGGCGGTGAAGATAGTCATCACCGGCCAGCAGAAGGTGCTGAAGGTCAGCATCTCCACCGAGGCCGTTGACCCCAGCGCCGTTGACCTCTTGGAGGACCTGGTCCTGACAGCGGTAAACGACGCCATCGCCCGCTCCCAGGAGCTGGCCAAACAGAAGCTCGGCTCCGTTGCCGGCTTCAAGCTGCCCTTCTAG
- the recO gene encoding DNA repair protein RecO, with product MVLRAYDLGEADRLLIILTPAWGKVRAVVRGARKPKSKLGGHLQPFTHVAVELAQGRSLSIVTGAQVLHSFLPLKEDLVKLGQASYICELADAFAPEGEENRPLFDLLLSSLRSLEEAGEGLLRYFELRLLGLMGYGPEMRVCPSCRTPLASPGPFSPSLGGSLCPACALKEPGAFPLSPAAFQALRYFQTAGLASALRVRLESPLLRELGRVLGSYTRYILEKKPRSATFLEQLDDLIGPLQPEGKGL from the coding sequence GTGGTCCTGCGGGCCTATGACCTGGGGGAGGCCGACCGCCTGCTTATCATCCTCACCCCGGCCTGGGGAAAGGTCCGGGCGGTGGTGAGGGGGGCCAGAAAGCCCAAAAGCAAGCTGGGGGGACACCTGCAACCCTTCACCCATGTGGCCGTAGAGCTTGCCCAGGGGCGAAGCCTGTCCATCGTAACCGGGGCCCAGGTCCTCCACAGCTTCCTGCCCTTGAAGGAAGACCTGGTGAAGCTGGGCCAGGCATCCTATATCTGTGAGCTGGCGGATGCCTTTGCCCCTGAGGGGGAAGAGAACCGTCCCCTCTTTGACCTCCTCCTCTCCAGCCTCCGTTCCCTGGAGGAAGCTGGAGAGGGCCTCCTGCGCTACTTTGAGCTCCGCCTTCTGGGTCTCATGGGCTACGGGCCGGAGATGCGGGTCTGCCCCTCCTGCCGCACCCCCCTGGCCTCGCCGGGGCCTTTCAGCCCCTCCCTGGGGGGAAGCCTCTGCCCCGCCTGTGCCTTAAAGGAACCGGGGGCCTTCCCCCTCTCCCCAGCCGCCTTCCAGGCCCTGAGATACTTCCAGACCGCCGGCCTGGCCTCGGCCCTCAGGGTGAGGCTTGAGTCCCCTCTCCTCAGAGAATTGGGGCGGGTTTTGGGTAGCTACACCCGCTACATCCTCGAAAAGAAACCCAGGTCCGCAACCTTCCTGGAGCAACTGGATGATTTGATTGGGCCTTTACAGCCCGAGGGGAAAGGCTTATAA
- the recR gene encoding recombination mediator RecR: MPTSEPLSRLVEELNRLPGIGPKTAQRLAYYILRSPGDEARALAEAILAVKEKVVLCSRCQNITDQDPCLFCRDEKRNRSIMCVVEEPLDILALERSGAYGGLYHVLHGALSPMDGIGPDALKIRELLSRLQDGEVKEVILATNPNLEGEATALYLQRLLSPLGLKLSRLARGLPMGSSLEYADEVTLTRALEGRQPL, from the coding sequence ATTCCCACCTCGGAGCCCCTCTCCCGGCTGGTAGAGGAGCTGAACCGCCTCCCCGGCATCGGTCCCAAGACCGCCCAGCGCCTGGCCTACTACATCCTGCGGTCCCCGGGAGATGAAGCCCGAGCCCTGGCCGAGGCCATCCTGGCGGTCAAGGAGAAGGTGGTCCTCTGCTCCCGGTGCCAGAACATCACCGACCAGGATCCCTGCCTTTTCTGCCGGGACGAGAAGCGCAACCGCTCCATCATGTGCGTGGTGGAGGAGCCCCTGGACATCCTGGCCCTGGAGAGGAGCGGGGCCTACGGGGGCCTCTACCATGTGCTCCACGGTGCCCTCTCGCCCATGGACGGCATCGGCCCCGATGCCCTGAAGATAAGGGAACTACTTTCCCGGCTCCAAGACGGCGAGGTGAAGGAGGTCATCCTGGCCACCAACCCAAACCTGGAGGGGGAGGCCACCGCCCTCTACCTCCAGCGCCTCCTGTCCCCCCTGGGCCTGAAGCTCTCCCGCCTGGCCCGGGGCCTGCCCATGGGGTCGAGCCTTGAGTATGCCGATGAGGTCACCCTCACCCGAGCCCTGGAAGGCCGCCAGCCCCTCTAG